The proteins below are encoded in one region of Planctopirus limnophila DSM 3776:
- a CDS encoding valine--tRNA ligase — protein MTTEIPKSYEPQSIESHWISFWESHGYYNADPSETKPPHVIMIPLPNVTGALHMGHALNGTLQDLITRWRRMQGYSALWMPGTDHAGIATQSMVEKRMLEEEGLTRHDVGREALIERIWKWKDHYEARILGQLKRLGASCDWRRTRFTLDEVCSQAVRRTFFKMFRDGLIYRGQRLVNWDAFLQTAVADDEVYTEDIDGQFWTFNYPVVDDQGEPTGQRISFSTTRPETMLGDTALCVHPTDERYTALVGKHVRLPLVGRLVPIIADGLLADKELGTGCVKVTPAHDPNDYACGLRNKLPMINILRPDGTINEEGGEFAGLDRLEARKAVVAKMESLGFFEKVEDRKIPMKFSDRSKTPVEPLMSDQWFVKMDDLAQKAIDAVTDGRVKFFPERYQSSYLDWLGEKRDWCISRQLWWGHRIPVWSKQFASAEEAESYLATLPDSSAAGVLSASDPASVLICVDASAADGEQTQNQLEADGFEQDPDVLDTWFSSALWPHATLGWPNETSNPPLNGQPDTSGDGKNTVLPYYYPGSVLITSRDIITLWVARMVLAGLYNLNDIPFKHVHIHPKIQDGFGQGMSKTKGNGVDPLELVDRYGCDGTRFTIASFAGETQDVRLPVSYECPHCQNLIPQEQKHLKFSPGKPKIKCPKCKKESQYACPWYTPDEGELVAGIVIERFEFGRNFCNKLWNAARFAMLNLEGYTPAAVAKSELAIEDQWIVSRLATVTNEVTSLLGVYKFDAATRALRDFVWNEFCDWYLELIKSRLRDETTKPVAQRVLVHVLDQILRLLHPFTPFITEELWHRLAEIAPSRGLPEPQPAEAACIIAAWPVVNDADISPPLEQRFTRLQETIGAIRNIRATYGISLGQSIAVHLKCRAEAAADFEALRVQIQNLAKAEIAATGPEVQRPPASASFALVGAEGFVPLEGLIDKAAELAKQKKEAEKLRGFIASTEKKLGNASFVDKAPPEVVAEVRQTLANQKSQLASIEEIIRQLQ, from the coding sequence ATGACGACCGAAATTCCCAAGTCTTACGAGCCGCAATCGATTGAGTCGCATTGGATTTCTTTCTGGGAATCCCACGGCTACTACAATGCTGATCCCAGCGAGACCAAACCGCCGCATGTGATCATGATCCCCCTGCCGAACGTGACTGGGGCGCTACACATGGGGCATGCCCTTAACGGGACGTTGCAGGATCTCATCACCCGCTGGCGGCGGATGCAGGGGTATTCGGCACTCTGGATGCCGGGAACCGATCATGCGGGGATCGCTACTCAGTCGATGGTCGAGAAGCGGATGCTCGAGGAGGAAGGGCTCACTCGTCACGATGTGGGCCGCGAGGCACTCATCGAGCGCATCTGGAAATGGAAGGATCACTACGAGGCCCGCATTCTCGGCCAGCTCAAGCGGCTGGGGGCGAGCTGCGACTGGCGACGGACGCGCTTCACGCTCGACGAGGTCTGCTCGCAGGCCGTGCGGCGAACGTTCTTCAAGATGTTCCGCGACGGCCTCATCTATCGTGGCCAGCGGCTCGTCAACTGGGATGCCTTTTTGCAGACCGCTGTCGCCGACGACGAAGTCTATACCGAAGACATCGACGGGCAGTTCTGGACGTTCAACTACCCCGTGGTTGACGATCAGGGGGAACCAACCGGCCAGCGAATTTCATTCTCGACGACACGTCCGGAAACGATGCTGGGCGATACGGCACTCTGCGTCCATCCCACTGATGAACGCTATACGGCGCTGGTGGGGAAGCACGTCCGGCTGCCGCTCGTCGGCAGGCTTGTGCCGATCATTGCCGATGGACTGCTGGCTGATAAAGAGTTGGGGACGGGCTGTGTGAAGGTGACTCCCGCGCATGATCCCAACGATTACGCCTGCGGTCTGCGCAACAAGCTTCCGATGATCAACATCCTGCGGCCCGATGGCACCATCAATGAAGAAGGTGGCGAGTTCGCCGGGCTGGATCGTCTCGAAGCGCGCAAGGCCGTGGTTGCCAAGATGGAATCTCTGGGATTCTTTGAGAAGGTCGAAGACCGCAAGATTCCCATGAAGTTCAGTGATCGGTCGAAGACGCCCGTTGAGCCGCTGATGTCCGATCAGTGGTTCGTGAAGATGGACGACCTCGCCCAGAAGGCGATCGACGCCGTGACCGATGGCCGCGTGAAATTTTTCCCCGAACGGTACCAATCGAGCTATCTCGACTGGCTTGGAGAGAAGCGCGACTGGTGCATCAGCCGCCAGTTGTGGTGGGGGCACCGGATTCCCGTGTGGAGTAAGCAGTTCGCTAGCGCGGAGGAAGCCGAGTCGTATCTTGCGACTCTTCCCGACAGTTCGGCGGCTGGTGTTCTTTCCGCCAGCGATCCCGCGAGCGTGCTGATTTGCGTGGACGCTTCGGCAGCCGATGGAGAACAGACCCAGAATCAACTCGAAGCAGACGGATTTGAACAGGATCCCGATGTCCTCGACACCTGGTTCAGCAGTGCACTTTGGCCGCATGCGACGCTGGGTTGGCCGAATGAAACGTCGAATCCACCACTCAATGGCCAGCCAGATACAAGCGGCGACGGGAAGAATACGGTCCTCCCCTACTACTATCCGGGCAGTGTGCTGATCACCTCGCGGGATATCATCACGCTCTGGGTCGCGCGAATGGTGCTAGCAGGTCTCTACAACCTGAATGACATCCCCTTCAAACATGTGCATATCCATCCCAAAATTCAGGACGGATTTGGGCAAGGCATGTCCAAGACCAAAGGGAACGGTGTTGATCCGCTGGAACTGGTCGATCGTTACGGCTGCGACGGAACTCGCTTCACGATCGCCTCGTTTGCGGGTGAAACGCAGGACGTGCGCTTGCCGGTCAGCTACGAATGCCCCCATTGCCAGAACCTGATTCCCCAGGAGCAGAAGCACCTGAAGTTTTCGCCCGGAAAGCCGAAGATCAAGTGCCCCAAGTGCAAGAAGGAATCGCAGTACGCCTGCCCCTGGTACACACCGGATGAGGGCGAACTGGTGGCGGGGATTGTTATCGAACGCTTCGAGTTTGGCCGCAATTTCTGCAACAAACTCTGGAACGCCGCCCGTTTCGCCATGCTGAATCTGGAGGGCTACACACCTGCTGCTGTGGCCAAGAGTGAACTGGCGATTGAAGACCAGTGGATCGTCAGTCGCCTGGCGACGGTGACGAACGAAGTGACCTCCCTGCTGGGTGTCTACAAGTTCGATGCGGCAACGCGCGCCCTGCGGGATTTCGTCTGGAACGAGTTCTGCGACTGGTACCTCGAACTGATCAAGTCGCGGTTGCGTGACGAGACGACCAAGCCGGTCGCGCAGCGGGTGCTCGTGCATGTTCTCGATCAGATCCTGCGGTTGTTGCACCCGTTCACGCCGTTCATCACGGAAGAACTGTGGCATCGCCTCGCCGAGATCGCCCCTTCACGCGGCTTGCCTGAACCCCAGCCGGCGGAAGCCGCCTGCATTATCGCGGCCTGGCCCGTAGTGAACGACGCCGACATCTCCCCTCCCCTCGAACAGCGGTTCACCCGGTTGCAGGAGACAATCGGTGCGATTCGGAATATTCGCGCGACCTATGGCATCAGCCTCGGCCAATCGATTGCGGTTCATCTGAAGTGCCGTGCTGAAGCTGCCGCTGACTTTGAGGCCTTACGAGTCCAGATCCAGAATCTGGCCAAAGCGGAGATTGCGGCGACTGGCCCCGAGGTGCAGCGTCCCCCTGCTTCTGCGAGTTTTGCACTCGTGGGAGCCGAGGGCTTCGTGCCGCTGGAAGGCCTGATTGATAAGGCGGCAGAACTGGCCAAGCAGAAGAAAGAGGCCGAGAAGCTGCGCGGCTTCATCGCTTCGACCGAAAAGAAGCTGGGGAACGCCAGCTTCGTCGACAAGGCCCCACCGGAAGTGGTGGCCGAAGTTCGCCAGACGTTGGCGAATCAGAAGAGTCAACTGGCAAGTATTGAAGAGATTATCCGTCAGTTGCAGTGA
- the cimA gene encoding citramalate synthase has product MARIQLYDTTLRDGSQGEGVNFSLQDKLLITQKLDEIGLDIIEGGYPLSNPKDAEYFQRVRDLPLKHAKISAFGMTRRKGVTADQDTGMLALRDARTPCCTVVGKTWDLHVFEVLRVDEAENLAMIRDSVAFLAAEGRHVIYDAEHFFDGFKANPEFALKTLRAAADSGAALLCLCDTNGGTMPEEIAAAVNAVRKELSTPLGIHCHNDCELAVANSLIAVDCGAIQVQGTINGIGERCGNVDLVSVAANLALKKHHEVLKPNGIVHLTELSRYVYEIANLQLRPGQPFVGSSAFAHKGGMHVHAVNRLARSYEHIPPETVGNERKVLVSELSGRSNIIAKTTKYRIAEDDQLMRNILERVQDLENIGYQFEAAEGSFDLLVRKEAGLYTPKFQRLHYRVGVVTEEAQVPVTEATVKLRVGDEVEHVVAEGDGPINALDTAVRRALLRFYPALEQMHLVDYKVRVINSAEGTAARVRVVIESRDDHDTWSTVGVSENVIEASWLALVDSVEYKLFKDEGLPE; this is encoded by the coding sequence ATGGCTCGCATCCAGCTTTACGACACCACCTTGCGCGATGGTAGCCAGGGTGAAGGCGTTAACTTTTCGCTGCAGGATAAACTCCTGATTACTCAGAAGCTGGATGAAATTGGTCTCGACATTATTGAAGGAGGTTATCCTCTTTCGAATCCCAAAGATGCGGAATATTTTCAACGTGTGCGGGATCTGCCGCTCAAGCACGCCAAAATTTCCGCCTTCGGCATGACCCGACGCAAGGGCGTGACTGCCGATCAGGATACAGGCATGCTGGCACTGCGAGATGCCAGAACGCCCTGCTGTACCGTCGTGGGAAAGACGTGGGATCTGCATGTCTTTGAAGTTCTGCGTGTCGATGAAGCTGAAAACCTGGCGATGATCCGCGACTCGGTGGCATTTCTCGCAGCCGAAGGCCGGCACGTCATTTATGATGCAGAGCATTTCTTCGATGGATTCAAGGCCAATCCTGAGTTCGCATTGAAGACCTTACGGGCCGCAGCCGATTCCGGGGCAGCTCTGCTCTGCCTGTGTGATACCAACGGGGGGACGATGCCCGAAGAAATCGCGGCGGCGGTGAATGCTGTGCGCAAAGAACTCTCCACTCCCCTGGGAATTCACTGCCACAACGATTGTGAACTGGCCGTTGCCAACTCGCTGATCGCGGTCGATTGCGGAGCGATTCAGGTTCAAGGGACGATCAACGGCATTGGCGAGCGGTGCGGCAATGTGGATCTTGTGAGCGTGGCAGCCAATCTGGCACTCAAGAAACATCACGAGGTGCTCAAGCCCAATGGGATTGTCCATCTGACAGAGCTTTCTCGCTATGTTTACGAAATTGCCAACCTGCAACTTCGGCCAGGACAACCCTTTGTCGGTAGCAGTGCTTTTGCCCACAAGGGAGGGATGCACGTCCACGCTGTCAATCGCCTGGCTCGCAGCTATGAACACATCCCACCGGAGACTGTGGGTAACGAACGCAAGGTGCTGGTGAGTGAGCTTTCGGGCCGCAGCAACATCATCGCCAAAACAACGAAGTACCGCATTGCCGAGGATGACCAACTGATGCGGAACATCCTCGAACGCGTGCAGGATCTGGAGAACATCGGCTATCAGTTCGAAGCGGCCGAAGGATCCTTCGATTTGCTGGTGCGTAAAGAAGCGGGCCTGTACACGCCCAAGTTCCAGCGGCTGCATTATCGCGTGGGGGTCGTGACCGAAGAAGCACAGGTTCCAGTGACTGAAGCGACCGTCAAGCTGCGAGTCGGCGATGAAGTCGAGCACGTCGTGGCAGAAGGTGATGGCCCGATCAATGCTCTCGATACGGCCGTTCGACGTGCGCTTCTGCGTTTTTATCCGGCGCTCGAACAGATGCATCTGGTGGATTACAAAGTTCGCGTCATCAACTCGGCGGAAGGAACCGCGGCACGTGTGCGTGTGGTGATCGAAAGTCGAGATGATCACGATACCTGGAGCACTGTCGGCGTGAGTGAGAATGTGATTGAAGCGAGTTGGCTGGCACTGGTAGACAGTGTCGAATACAAGCTTTTCAAAGACGAGGGCCTGCCGGAGTAG
- a CDS encoding adenylosuccinate synthase — protein MAITSVVGLQWGDEAKGKIVDLLTDEHEIVVRYQGGNNAGHTVKFDGQTYKLSLLPTGILRPGVTAVIGNGVVVNPEALLKEIGTLRSQGVKVEGNLLLSDRAHVILPYHVAEDLAAERSQKKDAIGTTGRGIGYCYRDKAGRSQAVRVGDLYHPESLKQRLSGIVDSKNHVLSALDPEFKPFSSDEIFTLTQQYAETLRPFVTDTVAWLHKAIGAGKNILFEGAQGSLLDVDHGTYPFVTSSNSSAAGIHPGSGVPERLIEQMIGVVKAYTTRVGGGPFPTELNNEIGQHIRDVGREYGTVTGRPRRCGWFDAVAAGHGAKICGVDCISLMLLDVLSQLDELKICEAYEIHGERTTDFPAHVEDLAAAKPVYRTIPGWKTEISHITRLGDLPTGARKYIDTVGELMGKQVKIVSVGPDRAQTILG, from the coding sequence GTGGCAATTACGTCAGTTGTCGGTCTGCAATGGGGCGATGAAGCCAAAGGGAAAATCGTTGATCTCCTGACGGACGAACACGAAATCGTCGTTCGCTATCAAGGAGGCAATAACGCGGGCCATACCGTCAAATTCGATGGGCAGACCTACAAGCTCTCTTTGCTCCCCACAGGGATTCTTCGCCCCGGTGTGACGGCTGTGATTGGCAACGGCGTGGTCGTGAACCCGGAAGCATTGTTGAAGGAAATCGGTACTCTCCGCTCGCAAGGCGTGAAGGTCGAAGGGAATCTGCTCCTTTCTGATCGAGCCCATGTGATTCTGCCCTACCACGTAGCTGAAGATCTCGCTGCTGAGCGATCACAGAAGAAGGATGCCATCGGCACCACAGGGAGAGGCATTGGCTACTGCTATCGCGATAAGGCGGGTCGCAGCCAGGCAGTGCGTGTGGGCGATCTTTATCATCCCGAAAGTCTGAAGCAGCGATTATCCGGCATTGTCGATTCCAAAAATCACGTGCTTTCGGCACTGGACCCGGAATTCAAACCGTTCTCTTCTGACGAAATCTTCACTCTCACCCAACAGTATGCCGAGACTTTGCGGCCGTTTGTGACAGACACCGTCGCCTGGCTTCACAAAGCCATTGGGGCCGGGAAGAATATCCTTTTTGAAGGTGCCCAAGGGAGCCTGCTCGACGTCGATCACGGCACCTACCCATTCGTAACGTCATCCAACAGTTCAGCCGCCGGGATTCATCCCGGTAGTGGTGTGCCCGAACGTCTGATTGAACAGATGATTGGAGTGGTCAAGGCTTACACCACTCGAGTTGGTGGCGGCCCATTCCCGACAGAACTCAACAATGAGATCGGCCAGCATATTCGTGATGTGGGTCGGGAGTATGGCACGGTCACGGGCCGACCCAGACGTTGCGGCTGGTTTGACGCCGTCGCAGCAGGGCATGGAGCCAAAATCTGCGGCGTCGATTGCATTTCCCTCATGCTGCTGGATGTCCTCAGTCAGCTCGATGAACTCAAAATCTGCGAAGCCTATGAGATCCACGGCGAGCGAACGACCGATTTCCCGGCTCACGTTGAAGATTTAGCAGCAGCGAAGCCTGTCTACCGCACCATTCCAGGCTGGAAGACAGAGATCAGCCACATCACCCGTCTGGGTGATCTCCCGACTGGGGCGCGGAAGTACATCGATACCGTGGGTGAATTGATGGGGAAGCAGGTCAAAATCGTGTCTGTCGGCCCGGATCGTGCCCAAACGATTCTTGGCTGA
- a CDS encoding DedA family protein has protein sequence MDSLKQIVEFVLHFDKYLQGFIENYGTWTYAILFAIVFAETGLIFMPFLPGDSLLFAAGALAGASSLSLPALWILLTIAAIAGDAVNYLVGRWFGERLLSAKRFRLVKPEHLTKTEEFFQKYGSKTIVIARFVPIVRTVAPFVAGMGKMPYRVFSVYNIAGGILWVSTCLIAGYLFGGLPFVKDNFSLVVLGIVIVSVLPIAWELAAGYLRGRKAVAAPAPETTSSPEEPV, from the coding sequence ATGGACTCTCTCAAGCAGATCGTCGAATTCGTCCTGCACTTTGATAAGTATCTCCAGGGGTTCATCGAAAACTACGGCACCTGGACCTACGCGATTCTTTTCGCAATCGTCTTCGCTGAGACGGGCTTGATCTTCATGCCGTTTCTGCCGGGGGATTCTCTGTTGTTTGCAGCAGGGGCCTTGGCGGGAGCCAGTTCGCTCTCATTGCCGGCCCTGTGGATATTGTTGACGATTGCGGCCATTGCAGGCGATGCCGTGAACTACCTGGTCGGCCGCTGGTTTGGAGAACGCTTACTGAGCGCAAAAAGATTTCGGCTGGTCAAACCCGAACATCTCACGAAGACGGAAGAATTCTTTCAGAAGTACGGCAGCAAAACGATTGTCATCGCGCGGTTTGTCCCGATTGTCCGCACGGTGGCACCATTTGTCGCGGGCATGGGCAAAATGCCCTATCGCGTCTTTTCTGTTTACAACATTGCAGGTGGTATTCTCTGGGTTTCCACCTGTCTGATCGCCGGTTATCTCTTTGGCGGCCTGCCATTCGTCAAGGACAATTTTTCGCTGGTCGTTCTCGGCATTGTTATTGTCTCTGTCCTGCCCATTGCCTGGGAACTGGCTGCCGGTTATCTCCGTGGGCGAAAAGCAGTAGCAGCACCAGCACCCGAGACCACATCTTCTCCCGAAGAACCCGTCTAA
- a CDS encoding FAD-dependent oxidoreductase codes for MILPHRFRFPVIWAFTLSVITLPLANSVRGQVSPGIAKTYDIVVYGGTSGGIAAAIQSARLGKSVVVIEPSNHLGGLTTGGLGATDIGNKAAIGGLSREFYQRVGKWYADPKNWVHESASKYNERRKSSGENEMWTFEPHVATKVYKDWLAEYPTIQVVMNERLDLKNGVKKNPATKAIESISMESGKVYAGKVFIDATYEGDLMAKAGVPYHVGREGEKVYGETLNGIRVEKSTHHQFTHKVDPYVIPGKPESGLIPLIQAGGPGEEGAGDHRVQAYNYRMCTTDVAENRRAWPKPEGYDEKTYELVLRNCEAGDHRKSWNPVWMPNRKTDTNNNFAVSTDYIGANYEYPDADYAKRQAIIDDHKRYQQGLMWTLANHPRVPQEIRDHFQKLGLAKDEFVETDNWPPQLYVREARRMISDYVMTQHNCQRKVTAEDSVGMGAYNMDSHNCQRYVTKEGYVRNEGDIQVGVPPYPISYKSIRPAKEHVTNLLVPVCLSASHISYGSIRMEPVFMVLGQSAATAASFAIDGKTTVQDVDYAKLREKLLEDKQVLEWQGSRGGAAGIVPSSLPGVVVDDALARTKGEWTASGSISGFVGSGYQTDGNEQKGEKSALFELKIPKTGSYDIRMSWTPNANRASNVPVVVEAGTLRTETRVNQRNAAGKDGFHTLGRMTLNAGQTVNVVISNDKTDGHVIIDAVQALLAQD; via the coding sequence ATGATTTTGCCGCACCGTTTTCGCTTTCCAGTCATTTGGGCATTTACGCTCAGTGTGATCACTCTTCCGTTGGCCAATTCAGTGAGAGGTCAGGTCTCGCCAGGTATAGCCAAAACGTATGACATCGTGGTTTATGGTGGGACTTCGGGCGGGATTGCCGCTGCGATTCAGTCGGCCCGATTGGGAAAATCGGTTGTCGTCATTGAGCCATCGAATCATCTGGGAGGATTAACGACGGGTGGACTCGGTGCTACTGATATTGGAAATAAAGCGGCCATTGGTGGACTCTCGCGTGAGTTCTATCAGCGAGTCGGAAAGTGGTATGCCGACCCCAAAAACTGGGTGCACGAAAGCGCGTCTAAATACAATGAGCGGCGTAAATCGAGTGGTGAGAATGAAATGTGGACCTTCGAACCACATGTCGCGACGAAGGTTTATAAAGACTGGCTGGCTGAATACCCCACGATTCAAGTCGTGATGAATGAGCGGCTCGATCTCAAGAACGGTGTGAAGAAAAATCCCGCAACCAAAGCCATTGAATCGATCAGCATGGAATCGGGGAAGGTATACGCGGGTAAGGTGTTCATCGACGCCACCTATGAAGGCGACCTGATGGCCAAAGCTGGCGTGCCTTATCATGTGGGGCGTGAGGGCGAAAAAGTTTACGGCGAGACACTGAACGGGATTCGCGTGGAAAAATCGACTCACCATCAGTTCACACACAAGGTTGATCCTTATGTGATTCCGGGCAAGCCAGAGAGTGGGCTGATTCCTCTGATTCAGGCCGGCGGCCCTGGAGAAGAAGGTGCTGGTGATCATCGCGTGCAGGCTTACAACTATCGCATGTGTACGACCGATGTGGCGGAGAATCGCCGTGCCTGGCCAAAGCCCGAAGGTTATGACGAAAAAACGTATGAGCTGGTGCTCAGAAACTGTGAGGCGGGTGATCATCGCAAGTCGTGGAATCCTGTCTGGATGCCCAATCGTAAGACCGACACGAATAACAATTTCGCAGTTTCGACAGATTACATTGGGGCAAACTACGAGTATCCCGATGCCGACTATGCCAAACGGCAGGCCATCATCGATGATCACAAGCGATACCAGCAGGGTCTGATGTGGACGCTGGCGAATCATCCCCGCGTACCGCAGGAGATTCGCGATCATTTCCAGAAGTTAGGGCTGGCCAAAGACGAGTTTGTGGAGACCGATAACTGGCCGCCGCAGCTGTATGTGCGTGAGGCTCGTCGCATGATCTCGGACTATGTGATGACTCAGCACAATTGCCAGCGTAAAGTCACAGCCGAAGATTCCGTCGGAATGGGTGCCTATAATATGGATTCGCACAACTGCCAGCGGTATGTGACCAAAGAAGGCTACGTGCGGAACGAAGGCGATATTCAGGTGGGTGTCCCCCCCTACCCCATTTCCTACAAGAGCATTCGCCCGGCGAAAGAGCACGTCACCAATCTGCTGGTGCCGGTCTGCTTGTCGGCCTCGCACATCTCTTATGGTTCGATTCGCATGGAGCCTGTCTTTATGGTGCTCGGGCAGTCGGCAGCGACAGCAGCCAGCTTTGCCATCGATGGCAAAACCACCGTTCAAGATGTGGATTATGCGAAATTGCGGGAGAAGCTGCTGGAAGACAAGCAGGTGCTGGAATGGCAAGGTTCTCGCGGTGGAGCAGCGGGGATTGTGCCAAGTTCATTGCCTGGGGTTGTCGTCGATGACGCGTTGGCAAGAACCAAGGGCGAATGGACAGCCAGTGGTTCGATCAGCGGATTTGTCGGCAGTGGATATCAGACCGATGGAAACGAGCAGAAGGGGGAGAAATCGGCTCTTTTCGAACTGAAGATTCCCAAGACAGGGAGTTATGACATTCGTATGAGTTGGACGCCGAATGCCAACCGCGCGAGTAATGTCCCAGTGGTGGTTGAAGCAGGGACGTTACGAACCGAGACCAGAGTCAATCAGCGAAATGCTGCCGGGAAAGATGGCTTTCATACTCTGGGCCGCATGACGTTAAATGCGGGGCAGACGGTGAATGTCGTCATCTCGAATGACAAGACCGATGGCCACGTCATTATCGACGCAGTGCAGGCACTTCTTGCTCAAGACTAA
- a CDS encoding helix-turn-helix domain-containing protein, with protein MTSLSSDLPTPSDAISQMLCHRVRELRQQNGWSLDQLSSASGVSRSMLSQIERNQANPTLAVTARIAQAFGLTIGQLVETPHVVPGIHVIRGDDPAHLYRSDEDCEIRTLSPLPLEKDVEFYQLRIKPGRALRSEAHFQKTREFITVEQGRICIHSAGEQRELGKGDSASYRADVPHAIENRGKGDALTFLVVIYE; from the coding sequence ATGACCTCTCTCTCATCGGATCTGCCCACGCCCAGTGACGCAATTAGTCAAATGCTTTGTCATCGTGTGCGAGAATTAAGACAGCAGAATGGCTGGTCACTCGATCAATTGAGTTCAGCGAGCGGTGTGAGTCGGTCCATGCTCAGTCAGATTGAGAGGAATCAGGCGAATCCTACCCTGGCTGTGACTGCGCGAATCGCTCAGGCTTTCGGGCTGACCATTGGCCAGTTAGTGGAAACACCACATGTGGTTCCAGGTATTCATGTCATTCGAGGGGATGACCCCGCGCATCTGTATCGAAGCGATGAAGATTGCGAGATTCGCACGCTTTCACCTTTGCCGCTGGAAAAGGACGTCGAGTTTTATCAACTTCGTATCAAGCCTGGGCGAGCGTTGCGGAGTGAGGCTCATTTCCAGAAGACCCGCGAGTTTATCACTGTCGAACAGGGGCGAATCTGTATTCACTCTGCCGGTGAACAACGAGAACTTGGCAAAGGAGATTCAGCGAGTTACCGCGCGGATGTCCCCCATGCGATTGAAAATCGAGGCAAAGGAGACGCTTTGACCTTTCTGGTCGTCATTTATGAGTAG
- the tdh gene encoding L-threonine 3-dehydrogenase, translating to MHGLVKRKADVGLWLEDVPKPEYGINDVLIRVKKTGICGTDVHIYKWDDWAQKTIPVPMVVGHEFVGEIVAVGSNVVDFHPGDIVSGEGHVVCGRCRNCLAGRRHLCAFTKGVGVNRPGAFAEYISLPMSNVWHHSSDIDLDVASIFDPFGNAVHTALSFDLLGEDVLITGAGPIGIMATAIVRHAGARHVVVTDLNPYRLELARKMGATVAVDPREQDLPAVQAQLGMKEGFDVGLEMSGNPHAFNSLIANMAHGGKIAMLGIPEKSMAIDWNTVVFNMLTIKGIYGREMYETWYKMTVMLQSGLQIAPVITHRYHYTEFQKGFDVMLSGQCGKVVLDWET from the coding sequence ATGCACGGACTGGTCAAGCGCAAGGCCGATGTCGGACTCTGGCTGGAAGATGTTCCCAAGCCCGAATACGGCATTAACGACGTTCTCATTCGTGTCAAAAAGACGGGCATCTGCGGCACCGATGTCCACATTTATAAATGGGATGACTGGGCTCAGAAGACGATTCCCGTTCCCATGGTGGTTGGACACGAGTTCGTGGGTGAAATCGTTGCGGTGGGTTCGAATGTCGTCGATTTCCACCCTGGCGACATCGTCAGTGGGGAAGGGCATGTGGTTTGTGGACGCTGCCGCAATTGCCTCGCGGGTCGCAGGCACCTGTGTGCCTTCACTAAAGGTGTGGGAGTCAATCGTCCCGGTGCCTTCGCCGAATACATTTCGCTCCCCATGTCGAATGTGTGGCATCACTCCTCAGACATAGACCTGGATGTGGCGTCCATCTTCGACCCGTTCGGGAACGCTGTTCACACAGCCCTCTCCTTTGACCTCCTCGGTGAAGACGTATTGATCACAGGTGCCGGCCCGATTGGAATCATGGCTACTGCCATTGTGAGGCATGCCGGAGCTCGACATGTGGTGGTCACCGATTTGAATCCTTACCGCCTCGAACTGGCCCGCAAGATGGGAGCCACCGTCGCTGTTGATCCACGGGAGCAGGACTTACCTGCCGTCCAGGCACAGTTGGGCATGAAGGAAGGTTTCGACGTCGGCCTCGAAATGTCTGGTAATCCACATGCCTTCAATAGTCTCATCGCCAATATGGCTCACGGCGGCAAGATTGCAATGCTTGGCATCCCTGAAAAATCCATGGCCATCGACTGGAACACCGTGGTCTTTAATATGTTGACTATCAAAGGCATCTATGGCCGGGAAATGTACGAAACCTGGTACAAGATGACCGTCATGCTCCAGAGCGGCCTGCAGATCGCCCCCGTCATTACTCATCGCTACCACTACACCGAATTCCAGAAGGGTTTCGATGTCATGCTCAGCGGCCAATGCGGCAAAGTCGTGCTCGACTGGGAAACCTAA